GGAGTTCATGCTCCAACCGTTGGAGAAATTTATATGCAGGGGAAACCGGTCGAAATAGTTTCTCCAATTCAAGCTCGGGAATTAGGGATTGAAACCGTTTACCAGGAACTGGCATTGATAGAAACTCGTGATGTTCCGGCAAATTTTTTTTTAGGGAGAGAACCAACTCTTGGAAAAATGGGTATTTTCATCGATAGGAAAAGAATGGTTGAAGAAACAGTAAATACCTTGAATACTTTAGGTATTAAGCTTCCTTCCCTAAGTACTATGGTTAGGTACTTATCGGGTGGGCAACGACAGTCATTGGCTATTGGCCGGATCATGCCCTGGGGTGGAAAAATTATTATCATGGATGAGCCGACCGCTGCTTTGGGTGTTAAGGAATCAAGAAAAGTATTAGATTTAGTTTTGAAGTTAAAGGAACAAGGGTGTTCGGTAATTGTTATTAGCCACAACATGCGTCACGTATTTAACGTTGCTGATCGTATTGTCGTTTTACGAGGTGGGATCAAAGTTGGTGAAAGGATAAAAAAACAAACTACTCCCGACGAGATTGTTAAATTAATTGTAGGTGCTGAGATGCTCTAAACGGATTTCCAGTTGGAAATTTAGCAATTAAAGGTATAATATTATTGAGTATCAATATTATTATGAGGAGGTAAGATATTATGAAAAAACCCGTAGTGAAGGGATTGGGTGTGGTTTTATTAGTCGCGCTCTTCTCGCTTCTTGTCTTCGGAGTTGTTTTTGCTGAAGAGAATGAAAAGCTAACCTTCGGTTATATTGCTTTTAGTAGAAAGGACATTTGGAATAATTATTCAATTTTAGCCTTTGAATACGCAGCCAAACAAAAAGGCATTGAGACTATCGTCCTTGATCCAGAAGGAAATCTGGAAAAAGCTGTTTCTTCAATGGAAGACCTCATCACTAAAAAGGTTGATGGAATATCGGTTTTCACCATGACTCCCGAATTGGATGTTACTATGGCCGAGATGTCAAACGCTGCCGGGATACCGATTACCTTTGAAAACTCGCTTCCTGCCGAAAATACCCCCAACTACATTTCCTGTGTGGCCTGCCAATATGATGATATTGGTTATGCGGCAGGGAAATATATCAATGAAGCCTATCCAGGAAGTAAACTGTTTTATGTAATGGGAGCACCAGGTATGGGAATTACCGAACTTTATGAGCAAGGACTCCATAAGGCACTCGATGAATTTGGTAAAGTAGAGCTGGTTTCAACCCAACCAACCGATTGGGGTGCTGAGCAAGCAATGAACGTTACCCAAAATGCCATTCAATCCGGTCTGGAGTTCGATGTTATTTTTGCTAATAACGAACAAATGGCAACTGGTGTTATCAATGCTTTAAAAGACGCCGGTTTATTTGGAAAGGTCAAAGTCGTTGCTACTGGTGGTGGACCACATGGTCTGGAAATGATTGAGAAGGGCGAATTAGATGCAACCATGAGTGCACCAGTTTCACTGCAAGGCTTGATTACTTTCAAGAGTCTCTATGAATTTATAACCAAAGGAAAGCAACCGGAAAAATTCATACCTCTTCCGATTATTCCAATTTTCAAGGAGAATTTAGCCGAGGCTATATCCTGGGAAATTACCGATGAAAACTATGAACGGGCTTTAAATTACATTGGTGGTATTGAATAATTTAATTAGTTGGATTCATGATGTCCTTCCTCTTATGGGGAAGGACATCTTTTTAATTGTAGACCATTTGAAAAAGGTAAATGAGTCATGATAGAAGCAGGGAAAAGAGACTATATTATCCAAGCCCATCATATATTTAAAACCTTTCCAGGAGTGAAAGCTCTTTCCAATGTTTCATTTGATCTCCACCAGAGTGAGATCCATTGTATTGTTGGAGAAAATGGTGCCGGAAAATCAACCTTTATCAAAATTCTCACTGGTAGTTTACGGCCTGATAGCGGAGAACTCATGGTTCATGGTAAAAATTATAAATACCTTACTCCCTATCTTTCTCAAACCTTGGGAATTCAGGTTATTTACCAAGAGAATATTGTTGTGCCACAAATGACCGTTGCAGAAAATGTCTTTGTTGGCAGAGAAAAAGCCACTCGCTTTGGATTGATCCGCTACCAAGAGACCATTCAGGCAACTCAAAAAATCATTGACTCCTTGAAGATTCATCTAGATCCGGAAGCTCCTGTTGAAAAGCTGAGTCCTGCTGAGCAACAATTCGTAAAAATTGTGAAATCGCTTGCTTATGAGCCTCGAGTGTTAATTATGGACGAACCAACTGCTATGTTTAATGTTAATGATGTAAAAGTTGTTCTTGATTTGGTGAAAGATATCAGTCAGCGGGGGATCAGTGTAATTTATATTTCTCACCGCTTGGAGGAAATATCAGAAATTGCTGACCGGATTACTGTTTTTAAGGATGGCCAGATAGTCATCACTCATGATAATCCCGATAAGAATTTTGATTTGAATCTTCTCACTCGAGAAATGGTAGGCCGTTCAGTAGAAACGTTTTATAAAAAGGATAAGAATACTATCGGTGAAGTGGTGATGGAAGTAAAAAATTTAAAACTACGTCGTCATTCACCGACTATTCGCTTTAACCTGAGGAAAGGTGAAATATTAGGGATTGCCGGTTTAGTTGGTTCAGGACGCACTGAGTTAGTTCGGGCTCTCTTCGGGATGGATCGAAAGGTCAGTGGAGAAGTATTGCTTCGTGGCAAGCCTGTCAACATTCGTTCCCCCCAAGATTCCATACGAGCTGGAATTGGTTTGATCACTGAGGACCGACATAAAACTGGTTTAGCGCTCAATTTAAGTGTAATTAAAAACACTACAATTGCCGGTTTGGACCAATATCCTGGTGGAATTTTAAACTTAAACCAAGAAAAAAAAGATGTGGAGCATTTTATTCTTGACTTAGATATAAAAACTCCGTCACCTCATCAGGAAGTTCGATTTTTGAGCGGTGGGAATCAACAAAAAGTAGTTCTGGCTCGCTGGTTATTTAAAAACGTTGACATCCTGATTTTCGATGAACCGACAATTGGAATTGATGTTAATTCAAAGAATGAAATTTATAAACTGATAACCGAACTTGCTAAGGAAGGAAAATCGATCGTTATGGTTTCTTCCGAATTACCGGAACTTATTGCTTTGAGTGATCGGGTTTTGGTGGTAAAAAACGGAAGGATCATCACTGAGTTAAACGACCAAGAAATAACAGAAGAAAATATTATATCTTATGCTTTTGGGGTGACCGATGATGGACAATCCAAAGAGTGATGGTCATTTGACTACAAAAACTACGAACTTACCTGCCTTATTTAAGAATCAATCGTTTTTTTTGTTGATTGTAATTATTTTACTTTCGGTCATTTTTGGATCGATGAACCCTCGTTTTTTAACTTGGGGTAACCTCTTAGCGGTCTTTCAACAAATTACTGTCCTTGGC
This sequence is a window from Candidatus Atribacteria bacterium ADurb.Bin276. Protein-coding genes within it:
- the mglA_5 gene encoding Galactose/methyl galactoside import ATP-binding protein MglA, producing the protein MNEEKQKDLTPIQNTQPILELKGICKYFGGIHALENVDFAVFPKEIVAIVGDNGAGKSTLIKIIAGVHAPTVGEIYMQGKPVEIVSPIQARELGIETVYQELALIETRDVPANFFLGREPTLGKMGIFIDRKRMVEETVNTLNTLGIKLPSLSTMVRYLSGGQRQSLAIGRIMPWGGKIIIMDEPTAALGVKESRKVLDLVLKLKEQGCSVIVISHNMRHVFNVADRIVVLRGGIKVGERIKKQTTPDEIVKLIVGAEML
- the alsB_5 gene encoding D-allose-binding periplasmic protein precursor; protein product: MKKPVVKGLGVVLLVALFSLLVFGVVFAEENEKLTFGYIAFSRKDIWNNYSILAFEYAAKQKGIETIVLDPEGNLEKAVSSMEDLITKKVDGISVFTMTPELDVTMAEMSNAAGIPITFENSLPAENTPNYISCVACQYDDIGYAAGKYINEAYPGSKLFYVMGAPGMGITELYEQGLHKALDEFGKVELVSTQPTDWGAEQAMNVTQNAIQSGLEFDVIFANNEQMATGVINALKDAGLFGKVKVVATGGGPHGLEMIEKGELDATMSAPVSLQGLITFKSLYEFITKGKQPEKFIPLPIIPIFKENLAEAISWEITDENYERALNYIGGIE
- the rbsA_8 gene encoding Ribose import ATP-binding protein RbsA; this encodes MIEAGKRDYIIQAHHIFKTFPGVKALSNVSFDLHQSEIHCIVGENGAGKSTFIKILTGSLRPDSGELMVHGKNYKYLTPYLSQTLGIQVIYQENIVVPQMTVAENVFVGREKATRFGLIRYQETIQATQKIIDSLKIHLDPEAPVEKLSPAEQQFVKIVKSLAYEPRVLIMDEPTAMFNVNDVKVVLDLVKDISQRGISVIYISHRLEEISEIADRITVFKDGQIVITHDNPDKNFDLNLLTREMVGRSVETFYKKDKNTIGEVVMEVKNLKLRRHSPTIRFNLRKGEILGIAGLVGSGRTELVRALFGMDRKVSGEVLLRGKPVNIRSPQDSIRAGIGLITEDRHKTGLALNLSVIKNTTIAGLDQYPGGILNLNQEKKDVEHFILDLDIKTPSPHQEVRFLSGGNQQKVVLARWLFKNVDILIFDEPTIGIDVNSKNEIYKLITELAKEGKSIVMVSSELPELIALSDRVLVVKNGRIITELNDQEITEENIISYAFGVTDDGQSKE